The DNA segment tgtggggtcagggggtaaaagAGATTAAtgcggggtcaaggggtaaatgtggggtcggGGTAaaagagattaatgtggggtcaaggggtaaatggggtcaatgtggagtcaggggtaaatgagattaatgtgggatcaaggggtaaatggggtcaaggggtaaatgggtcaatgcggggtcaggcgttaaatgagattaatgtggggtcaaagggtaaatggggaTTAAGGGGTTAATGGGGTCAATGCGTGGTCAGGGGGTAAAttagattaatgtggggtcaaggggtaaatgggggtcaaggggtaaatggggacaatgcggggtcagggggtaaatgagattaatgtggggtcaaggagtaaatggggtcaatgtggggtcaggggtaaatgagattaacgtggggtcaaggggtaaaaggggtcaatgtggggtcgggggtaaatgagattaatgcagggtcaaggggtaaattgggtcaatgaggggccaggggtaaatgagattaatgtggggtcaaggggtaaatggagtcaatgtagggtcagggggtaaatgagagtAATGTGGGGTCAGGAGGTAaatggggtaaatgtggggtctggggtaaatgagattagtgtgGGATCATGGGGTAAAtaggggtcaaggggtaaatgagattaatgtggggtcaaagggtaaatgtggggttaaggggtaaatggggtcaatgcggggtcagggggtaaatgagattaatgtggggtcaaagggttaatggggttaaggggtaaatggggccaatgtggggtcaggggtaaatgagaataatgtggggtcaaggagtaaatggggtcaatgtggggtcgggggtaaatgagattaatgtcggatcaaggggtaaatggggtcaaggggtaaatggggtcaatgcgggttCAGGGGGTAAAttagattaatgtggggtcaaggggtaaatggggtcaatgtgaggtcgGGGATAAGTGAGATTAATGTGAgatcaaggagtaaatgggggtcaaggggtaaatggagtcaatgcaGGGTCAGggtgtaaatgagattaatgtggggtcaaggggtaaatgggggtcaaagggtaaatggggtcaatgtggggtcaggcgttaaatgagattaatgtgggatcaaggggtaaatgggggcaaagggtaaatggggtcaatgcagtGTCAggaggtaaatgagattaatgtgggatcaaggggtaaatgggggtcaaagggtaaatggggtcaatgtggggtcaggcgttaaatgagattaatgtggggtcgtAAGGTAAATGGGGGTTAAGGgataaatggggtcaatgcaggGTCAGGGGCATAAATGAGATTAatatggggtcaaggggtaagtggggtcaatgtggggtcaggggtaaatgagattaatgtgggatcaAGAGGTAAATaggggtcaaggagtaaatggggtcaatgcggggtcaggcattaaatgagattaatgtggggtcaaagggtaaatggggattaaggggtaaatggggtcaatgtggggtcagggagtaaatgagattaatgtggggtcaaggggtaaatggggtcaatgcggggtcgggggtaaatgagattaacgtggggtcaaggagtaaatggggtcaatgtggggtcagggagtaaatgagattaacgtggggtcaaggggtaaagggatcaatgtggggtcgggggtaaatgagattaatgtggggtcaaggggtaaattgggtcaatgtggggtcgggggtaaatgagattaatgtggggtcaaggggtaaatggggtcaatgtgaggtctgggggggtaaatgagattaatgtggggtcaagagGTAAATGGGGTTAAgcagtaaatggggtcaatgcggggtcagcgggtaaatgagattaatgtggggtcaaggggtaaatgggggttAGGGGTAAATTGGGTCAGTGAGGTCAGAGGGtgaatgagattaatgtggggtcaagggtaaACGGGGGTTGGGGTAAATtgggtcaatgtgaggtcagggggtaaatgagattaatgttgGGTCAAGGGTAAATGGGGGTTAGGGGTAAATtgggtcaatgtgaggtcaggggtaaatgagattaatgtggggtcaaggggtaaatggggttaaggggtaaatggtgTCAATggagggtcaaggggtaaatgaggGTTAAgaggtaaatggggtcaatgcaggTTCAGTGGGTAAATGAGACTAATGTGGGGTCAATGGGTAAATGGGGGTtaagggtaaatggggtcaatgcgagGTCAGGGGGAAATGAGAGtaatgtggggtcaaagggtaaatggggattaaggggtaaatggggtcaatgcggggtcagggggtaaattagattaatgtggggtcaaggggtaaatgggggtcaaggggtaaatggggtcaatgcggggtcagggggtaaatgagattaatgtggggtcaaggagtaaatggggtcaatgtggggtcaggggtaaatgagattaatgtggggtcaaggggtaaaaggggtcaatgtgaggtcagggggtaaatgagattaatgcagggtcaaggggtaaatggggtcaatgcggggtcagggggtaaatgagattaatgtggggtcaaggggtaaatggagtcaatgtggggtcagggggtaaatgaggtcaatgtggggtcagggggttaATAAGATTAATTtggggttaaggggtaaatggggtcaatgtgggggtGAAGGGTTGGATGCCCCGCCTCCTGCCGTCAGGCCGGAAGTGATGTATGTGCGAGGGCGGGGCCGGGTGTAGGCCCCAAGCCTGGGGCTGGAGTTTGCGGCAGAGCGGAGGGCAGGCCCGGGGGCGGTTGTGGCGCCGATGTCCCGGTGCCCCCCGGAGGGCCCGGCCGTTCAGGCCTGGTCCCGGATCCCGGTGGTGGGGCCTCGGGCCCTGGAGGACGCGCTGTCCGTGTGGAGCCCCCTGTCCCCGGACCCGCttcagtcccagtcccagctgctgagCTTCGTGGCCGGGCTCCGGGACGAGGGCTACCTGCCCACCGTGCTCCGGAGCCGGGACGTGTACGGCTACACCTCGTCCACCTGCCAGGTCCCCGCGGGGGCGAGCCCGGGGCCGGGGGCGAGCCCGGGGCCGGGGGCGAGCGCGGGGCCTGGGGCCTCGGCCTCCGGTGACAGCCCGGCCCAGGGAGAGGCCTCCAgccgcagcagcagcagcgccgGCTCCGGCCGGAAGAAGCCGCGGAAGAGGCCGCAGTGTAACGGCTGGCTGCGGCCTCCCGCCTCCGGGGTCCGGCTCGGGGAGAGTCCGGGGAGGAGGCCGCGGGGCCCGGACAGGAGGCCGCCCCCAgccccggccccggccccggCCCGGCCCCGGGACACGGACACGGACACGGACCGGGAGAGGGAGAGCGGCCGCCGGGTCCAGCAGCAGCAGCTGCACTCGCTGAAGGCCcggccccggccccggccccggcccaggcccaggccccgGGCTCGCGCTCAGCAGGAGGCCGGCCCCCGGCGGCTGCAGCTGCAGCTGCTCCAGTCCCAGGTGATCAAGGTGGATGACTCCTCCTCGGATGAGGAGGTTCGCAGGAAAGCTCAGAGAATCCTCCGGGTCAACCTGTCCCCAGTGATCAGGATCAGCCCCATCCCCTACCCCCCCCGCTAGGGGCAGGgacacaccgcccccaccccccacacacaccgcccccaccccccacacacaccgcccccaccccccacacacacacacacaccctcacacacacacaccccgctaGGGGCAGGgacacaccgcccccaccccccacacacaccgcccccaccccccacacacacacacacacacacacaccccgctaGGGGCAGGgacacaccgcccccaccccccacacacaccgcccccaccccccacacacacacaccctcacacacacacacacacaccctcacacacacacacgcccccacacacacacacacacaccgctagGGGCAGGgacacaccgcccccaccccccacacacaccgcccccacacacacaccacccccacccccacccccccccccccacacacacacacacacacacacacacacacacacacaccctcacacacacacaccccgctaGGAGCAGGgacacaccgcccccacccccccccacacacacacacaccgcccccaccccccccccacacacacacaccgcccccaccccccccccacacacacacaccacaccctcacacacacacaccccgctaGGAGCAGGgacacaccgcccccacccccccccccacacacacacacacacacacaccctcacacctaCCCCTACCTACCCCGCTAGGGACAGGGACACAGCTCacactccaccctcaccctctccctcaccttccccctccctcacctacAAGCCCCACTAGGGCGGGGCTGGGGGACACTGTACTTACCCCATCCTCACCTGACTGTTCCTCCTCTCCActatctcccctcacctcccctccatTATCTTCGCTCCACGACTTCTGTTCCCCTCGCTCCCCTCACcttcctcactcactccatcccctcactctctcctcactccccaccagtccctccctcccccttcattacctccctcactctgtcactccagttccctccctcacttccatccttCACTcagtcccctccctccctccctctgctcTCCTCGCCTCCAAGACAAGGCAGTGCCCCTGCCTCCATCCACCTCCGCAGCCTGTACCCGGATGGGCACAGTCTTCCCAACGGACAAGCAAGACTCCCTCACGGACAGTGCACCACAGGGATCTCCGGAGCTGACCCCACCGCTGGGATTCTCCACCAAGCTGCAGATGCCAGAAGGACGTGAGATTGCAATGTTCCTCAGGAGTCAGGGATTCCAGCCACCTCCTGCAACCCCCACCCTCGAGCCATCTTCTTGCTCCCCAAAGCATCCCGACCCCCACCCAGATCTCACCGTCAAACTGTCTACACTTGCTCCTTCTCTTTCTGATGTAGTTGTACGATATGAACTGTGACTCTGTCTGGATGTCTTTCCGGAAGTCTGGTTGATAACTTCATGGATCTTTTGTGGGGGAGGAGGTGCAAgccagcacagacttgatgggctgagtgaccttcatcacctcctcctcctcctgtcccGCAACCATTCTGTGATCCTGTCTTTAAACATCTGTCTCTCGGAAAACTGCGTTGGACGGCCTGGCTGAGGGCAGCTCCAGCTGATCGGTGTTCGTTTTCGGGTTGGTACTGACACTGCTTTAGAAATGTTTTTCTCGTTTCCTCCACCTCAGCCACTCCAGAGATGTTCAAGTCGCTGGTCCTCAAGACAAGTATTCTGAGAATTTCCAAGTGATGTGTTCTGAAATGGCATGGTGAAGAGTTCTGTATACTGCACTTTCACTTTAACTTTAACTTCATTACtgttggtgttgtcatttccattttgtatctaaagtcagaagtcacgcgGCACCAACttgtagtccagcaggtttatttgaaatccagtaaacctgtcggactatagtgtgacttctgactttatccactccagtccaacaccggctcctccacattttGTGTCCGGCCTgatggagagaggagaggggagataTTAACCAGTCTCTCTGCTCCTGATTGGTGTTGGGGTGACTGTGCACAGAGACCATATCCCACTGGGTAAAGGA comes from the Hemiscyllium ocellatum isolate sHemOce1 chromosome 14, sHemOce1.pat.X.cur, whole genome shotgun sequence genome and includes:
- the LOC132822217 gene encoding coiled-coil domain-containing protein 71-like: MSRCPPEGPAVQAWSRIPVVGPRALEDALSVWSPLSPDPLQSQSQLLSFVAGLRDEGYLPTVLRSRDVYGYTSSTCQVPAGASPGPGASPGPGASAGPGASASGDSPAQGEASSRSSSSAGSGRKKPRKRPQCNGWLRPPASGVRLGESPGRRPRGPDRRPPPAPAPAPARPRDTDTDTDRERESGRRVQQQQLHSLKARPRPRPRPRPRPRARAQQEAGPRRLQLQLLQSQVIKVDDSSSDEEVRRKAQRILRVNLSPVIRISPIPYPPR